TTTAAAACCTCTGACCATTCTTCCGGTCATTGTCATGCTCTGTACCATCTTTGGATTTTCCAATCAGAACGGAACAACTTCCGGTGGATTGAGCCAAAAAGTAAGCAGGCAGATCGTCACTGTCTGTGATACCCTCTTTCATCAGGACTTGGCGGAAGAGACAATCGAACATTATACCGAAAAAATCGAATATCCTCTGCGCAAAGCAGCCCACGCCACGGAATACCTGATCCTGACTCTGCTGGCTGCCCTGCCGCTTTATACCTATGGTCTTCGTGGAAAAAAACTGCTTTTGGCTCTATTTTTATTCTGTGTCATCTGCGCATCCGGGGACGAATTCCACCAGTCCTTTATTCCCGGCAGGTCTCCCCAGATTACAGATGTATTTGTAGACAGCATCGGAATCCTGACAGGATGCGGCATCACATACCTTGTATTACGTAATCGCCCGTCCG
This window of the Mediterraneibacter gnavus ATCC 29149 genome carries:
- a CDS encoding VanZ family protein; this encodes MKQERWKSILKPLTILPVIVMLCTIFGFSNQNGTTSGGLSQKVSRQIVTVCDTLFHQDLAEETIEHYTEKIEYPLRKAAHATEYLILTLLAALPLYTYGLRGKKLLLALFLFCVICASGDEFHQSFIPGRSPQITDVFVDSIGILTGCGITYLVLRNRPSDTASSKKRNTQKG